Proteins found in one Miscanthus floridulus cultivar M001 chromosome 4, ASM1932011v1, whole genome shotgun sequence genomic segment:
- the LOC136552903 gene encoding uncharacterized protein codes for MAATASLSAVAAPLSVAGLRKPLGASSFRPLQARPRAARMTVVRASSVKEKAAAGLTAAALAAALVVPDVAEAAQSLTPSLKNFLLSIVSGGVVLVAIVGAVVAVSNFDPVKRA; via the coding sequence atggccgccaccgcgtCTCTGTCCGCCGTCGCGGCGCCGCTGTCCGTCGCCGGGCTCAGGAAGCCGCTCGGCGCGTCGTCGTTCCGGCCCCTGCAGGCGCGGCCGAGGGCAGCGAGGATGACGGTCGTGCGGGCGTCGTCTGTGAAGGAGAAGGCGGCGGCCGGGCTGACCGCGGCGGCCCTGGCGGCCGCACTGGTGGTGCCGGACGTCGCGGAGGCCGCGCAGTCGCTCACGCCGTCGCTCAAGAACTTCCTGCTCAGCATCGTGTCCGGCGGGGTCGTGCTCGTCGCCATTGTCGGCGCCGTCGTCGCCGTCTCCAACTTCGACCCCGTCAAGAGGGCCTGA
- the LOC136549228 gene encoding uncharacterized protein, which yields MEEAATMEEPRLNHSKLELVVRVCSFFNLPDSGPKTWWQEVLSDSSYDTDLVVSSDFDDAWSDSDTEFDPDGEIVDEEDEYDPPIFSYDADDPCIDVNMVFLDVDQCKLEVTHHAILHDHAFHTLQEDETRFRAICKRAEQGCKWTFFASTSKKYIGCKVKTSRPKHICDSFNKCGQTMASNKWVADRVVDLLMETPEIGPGALKDKLKKKYSVDVPYDRVARGKLRALDMIYGKWDESYDLLPTYQAKLLRLVPGSVVELETKEHNGDMCFLRFFIALKSCIDGFLQGCRPYIAMDATHLFPVSYGVIETESNES from the exons ATGGAAGAGGCGGCCACCATGGAAGAGCCCAG gctaaatcatagtaaattggaACTTGTTGTTAGAGTGTGCTCGTTTTTCAACTTGCCAGACAGTGGTCCAAAAACATGGTGGCAAG AGGTACTAAGTGATAGCAGCTATGACACTGATTTGGTTGTATCATCTGACTTTGATGATGCTTGGTCTGACTCTGACACTGAATTTGATCCTGATGGTGAGATTGTTGATGAGGAAGATGAGTACGATCCTCCCATATTTTCTTATGATGCTGATGATCCATGTATTGATGTAAATATGGTGTTCCTAGATGTGGATCAGTGCAAGTTAGAAGTCACACATCATGCTATCTTGCATGATCATGCTTTTCATACCTTGCAAGAAGACGAGACAAGATTTAGGGCCATATGCAAGAGAGCTGAACAAGGTTGCAAGTGGACTTTTTTTGCATCTACAAGCAAGAAATACATTGGCTGCAAG GTTAAGACAAGCAGACCAAAGCATATTTGTGATTCATTCAACAAGTGTGGTCAGACAATGGCCTCTAATAAATGGGTGGCTGACAGAGTGGTCGATTTGTTGATGGAAACCCCAGAAATAGGACCGGGTGCGTTGAAGGACAAACTGAAGAAGAAATACTCGGTGGATGTTCCATATGACAGAGTTGCTAGAGGGAAGTTGAGAGCACTTGACATGATTTATGGCAAATGGGATGAAAGTTATGATTTGTTGCCTACTTATCAAGCTAAACTTCTGAGATTAGTACCTGGTAGTGTTGTGGAGCTAGAGACTAAAGAGCACAATGGTGATATGTGTTTTTTGAGGTTCTTTATTGCTCTTAAATCATGCATAGATGGTTTCTTGCAAGGGTGTAGACCATATATTGCAATGGATGCAACACACTTGTTCCCAGTATCATATGGAGTGATTGAGACCGAGTCTAATGAAAGTTAG